A genomic region of Limimonas halophila contains the following coding sequences:
- a CDS encoding helix-turn-helix domain-containing protein, translating to MSENVTITGVQCRGARAMLGWSRPRLAREAKVAERTVIDFERGARNPQASTLDAIQRALEAGGVRFTNGDEPGVKIVS from the coding sequence ATGTCAGAAAACGTGACGATCACCGGCGTTCAGTGTCGCGGCGCACGGGCAATGCTCGGCTGGTCACGCCCCCGCCTCGCCCGAGAAGCCAAGGTGGCCGAGCGCACCGTCATCGATTTCGAACGGGGTGCCCGCAATCCACAGGCCAGCACGCTGGACGCCATCCAGCGCGCCCTCGAAGCCGGCGGCGTTCGGTTTACGAATGGGGATGAGCCGGGGGTGAAGATTGTTTCGTGA
- a CDS encoding SAM-dependent methyltransferase, with protein sequence MVLVRLLRSLVHTGSLAIVDATGRRTLVGDGSPPEATVRVRGWTSELAIAANPALKLGEAYMDGRLVVEAGSIYDVLDVVARNLGTVRNGPIMAALEGLGDRLGKAGRLKRARRQVAHHYDLSARLYDLFLDDDRQYSCAYYRAPDEDLDTAQHNKKRHIAAKLNLDRPGLRVLDIGSGWGGLGVYLAETFGAHVTGVTLSTEQLSYSQARAAASPAADRLDFQLRDYREVEGPFDRIVSVGMFEHIGKRNYDSFFAKVRDLLTDDGVALIHAIGFADAPGPINPFMRKYIFPGAELPSLSEVFAAVERIRLWATDAEVLRLHYAMTLRAWRERFMANAADAAALYDERFVRMWEFYLALCEIGFRRRTNMVWQLQLTRRVDTLPITRDYIVDTERRLMAAERDAAQQQPHHAA encoded by the coding sequence ATGGTTCTGGTCCGCCTTCTTCGCTCCCTTGTCCATACGGGCAGCCTGGCGATCGTCGACGCCACGGGCCGGCGCACGCTGGTCGGCGACGGCTCGCCGCCGGAAGCCACGGTCCGCGTGCGGGGCTGGACGAGCGAGTTGGCGATCGCCGCGAACCCGGCGCTCAAGCTGGGCGAAGCCTATATGGACGGCCGCCTCGTCGTGGAAGCGGGCAGCATCTACGACGTGCTGGACGTCGTCGCGCGCAACCTCGGCACCGTCCGCAACGGTCCCATCATGGCCGCCCTGGAAGGGCTGGGCGACCGGCTGGGCAAGGCCGGCCGCCTCAAGCGCGCGCGCCGGCAGGTGGCGCACCACTACGACCTCTCGGCACGGCTGTACGACCTGTTTTTGGACGACGACCGGCAGTACTCCTGCGCCTATTACCGCGCGCCCGACGAGGACCTGGACACGGCCCAGCACAACAAGAAGCGCCACATCGCCGCCAAGCTGAACCTGGACCGGCCGGGCCTGCGCGTGCTCGACATCGGCTCGGGCTGGGGCGGCCTGGGCGTTTATCTGGCCGAGACCTTCGGCGCCCACGTCACGGGCGTGACGCTGAGCACGGAGCAGCTCAGCTATTCCCAGGCGCGGGCGGCGGCCTCGCCGGCGGCCGATCGGCTCGATTTCCAGCTCAGGGATTACCGCGAGGTCGAGGGGCCGTTCGACCGCATCGTCTCCGTCGGCATGTTCGAGCACATCGGCAAGCGCAATTACGACTCCTTCTTCGCCAAGGTGCGCGATCTGCTCACGGACGACGGCGTCGCCCTCATCCACGCCATCGGGTTCGCCGATGCGCCCGGGCCCATTAACCCCTTCATGCGCAAGTACATCTTCCCGGGCGCGGAGTTGCCCTCGCTGTCGGAGGTGTTCGCGGCCGTCGAGCGCATCCGGCTGTGGGCGACGGACGCCGAGGTGCTGCGGCTCCACTACGCCATGACGCTGCGCGCCTGGCGCGAGCGCTTCATGGCGAACGCGGCGGACGCCGCGGCGCTCTACGACGAGCGCTTCGTGCGCATGTGGGAGTTCTACCTGGCCCTGTGCGAGATCGGCTTCCGCCGCCGCACCAACATGGTCTGGCAGCTGCAGCTCACCCGCCGCGTCGACACCCTGCCCATCACGCGCGATTACATCGTGGACACGGAACGCCGGCTCATGGCGGCGGAGCGGGACGCGGCCCAGCAGCAACCGCACCACGCGGCGTGA
- a CDS encoding AbrB/MazE/SpoVT family DNA-binding domain-containing protein, whose translation MGMPMRATIAKWVEIVAVRLPDSVAKQMDVHEDSAVELAVEDHRLTVTPARPRYTLDEVLAGATPAKSIGVTPRRISVTSNYHPPFRYSNQDFLGCADQKYKYTFYF comes from the coding sequence ATGGGAATGCCCATGCGTGCGACTATCGCGAAGTGGGTCGAGATCGTAGCGGTGCGCCTGCCGGATAGCGTCGCGAAGCAGATGGATGTCCATGAAGACAGCGCCGTGGAACTCGCGGTCGAAGACCATCGGCTGACCGTTACCCCGGCGCGGCCTCGCTACACACTGGACGAGGTGCTTGCCGGCGCCACGCCGGCGAAGTCGATTGGGGTGACGCCGAGGCGGATCAGCGTAACAAGTAACTATCATCCACCTTTCCGGTATTCGAACCAAGACTTCCTAGGTTGCGCTGATCAGAAGTATAAATATACATTTTATTTTTAA
- a CDS encoding argininosuccinate synthase, producing the protein MSGVNKVVLAYSGGLDTSVILRWLQETYGAEVVAFCADLGQGEELEDARRKAEMLGIKPENIYIEDLRETFAREYVFPMFRANAVYEGTYLLGTSIARPLIAKRQIEIARETGADAVCHGATGKGNDQVRFELAYYALAPEIKVIAPWREWDLTSRTKLLNFAERHQIPISKDNMGEAPFSVDANLLHISAEGKVLEDPAETAPEYVHTWTVSPENAPDEPTTLEIDFEDGDPVGLGGERLSPASLMERLNEHGARNGIGRIDIVENRFVGMKSRGVYETPGGTILWHAHRAMESITLDRGMAHTKDELMPRYAELIYNGFWWAPEREMLQAAIDHSQHTVTGTVRVRLYKGNVIVEGRSSPYSLYSEAHVTFEDDEVYDQRDAEGFIKLNALRLRLWHSHRG; encoded by the coding sequence ATGAGCGGTGTGAACAAAGTCGTTCTGGCGTATTCGGGTGGCCTGGATACCTCGGTGATCCTGCGCTGGCTGCAGGAGACGTACGGCGCGGAGGTGGTGGCCTTCTGCGCGGACCTCGGCCAGGGCGAGGAGCTGGAGGACGCCCGCCGCAAGGCGGAGATGCTCGGCATCAAGCCGGAGAACATCTACATCGAGGACCTGCGCGAGACCTTCGCGCGGGAGTACGTCTTCCCGATGTTCCGGGCGAACGCGGTGTACGAGGGGACGTACCTGCTCGGCACCTCGATCGCGCGGCCGCTCATCGCCAAGCGCCAGATCGAGATCGCGCGCGAGACGGGCGCGGACGCGGTGTGCCACGGCGCCACCGGCAAGGGGAACGACCAGGTCCGCTTCGAGCTGGCCTACTACGCCCTGGCGCCGGAGATCAAAGTGATCGCGCCCTGGCGCGAGTGGGACCTGACAAGCCGCACGAAGCTGCTGAACTTCGCCGAGCGCCACCAGATCCCGATTTCCAAGGACAACATGGGCGAGGCGCCGTTCTCGGTGGACGCGAACCTGCTGCACATCTCCGCCGAGGGGAAAGTGCTGGAGGACCCGGCCGAGACGGCGCCGGAGTACGTCCACACCTGGACGGTGTCGCCGGAGAACGCGCCCGACGAGCCGACGACGCTGGAGATCGACTTCGAGGACGGCGATCCCGTCGGCCTGGGCGGCGAGCGTCTGTCGCCCGCTTCCCTGATGGAGCGGCTGAACGAGCACGGCGCGCGCAACGGCATCGGCCGCATCGACATCGTGGAAAACCGCTTCGTCGGCATGAAGTCGCGCGGGGTGTACGAGACGCCCGGCGGCACGATCCTGTGGCACGCACACCGGGCGATGGAGTCCATCACACTCGACCGCGGCATGGCGCACACCAAGGACGAGCTGATGCCGCGCTACGCGGAGCTGATCTACAACGGCTTCTGGTGGGCGCCCGAGCGCGAGATGCTGCAGGCCGCGATCGACCACAGCCAGCATACCGTAACCGGGACGGTGCGCGTCCGCCTGTACAAGGGCAACGTCATCGTCGAGGGCCGCAGCTCGCCCTACTCGCTGTACTCCGAGGCGCACGTCACCTTCGAGGACGACGAGGTCTACGACCAGCGCGACGCCGAGGGCTTCATCAAGCTCAACGCCCTGCGCCTGCGCCTGT
- the htpG gene encoding molecular chaperone HtpG, with the protein MSTETLNFQAEVSRLLDIVANSLYSNKEVFLRELVSNGSDACDRLRYAAITQPELVADDPNYRISLVPDAENRQLTIADNGIGMNRDDLVENLGTIARSGTLDVMNQLQQAQDENEKVNLIGQFGVGFYAAFVVADWIEVRSRKAGESQGWRWASDGRGTFTVEETDDAPARGTRVTLHLKEGEDEFTESERIKHVVKRHSDHIAIPIFLGEDEGAEQINTASALWTRPKSEITDEQYTEFYRHVSHQMDEPWMRLHFKAEGKVEFTCLLFIPSTKPFDLFDPQRKHGVNLYVRRVFVTDDCAELLPAYLRFLRGVVDSEDLPLNISREMLQHNPMVQKIHQTTVNRVLNELKKKANKEPESYQTFWETFGPVLKEGLYEDPQQKDSLLELARFRSSERDGWISLDDYVQNMKEGQQAIYVLTGDSIEALRKSPQLEGFKAKGVEVLLLADPIDDFWVPSIGEYQGYTLKPVTQGAAELDSIKSGEDDEQQERSDEEKTSDAAIGTLVAYLKTALEGQIKDVRSTERLTESACCLVADEGDMDIHLERLLRQHGRMDQSSQRILEVNPKHPLIARLSERVSGSDNGGGASPEIKEAAHLLLDQARIVEGETPEDPAAFARRMSDLVAKGLQTGPVQGTATAATASTGDEAEAAS; encoded by the coding sequence ATGTCGACAGAAACCCTCAACTTCCAGGCGGAAGTCAGCCGACTTCTGGATATTGTTGCCAATTCGCTCTACTCGAACAAAGAGGTCTTTCTCCGCGAACTGGTTTCCAACGGCTCCGACGCCTGCGACCGCCTGCGCTACGCCGCGATCACGCAGCCGGAGCTGGTGGCCGACGATCCCAATTACCGCATTTCCCTCGTCCCGGACGCCGAGAACCGCCAGTTGACGATCGCCGACAACGGCATCGGCATGAACCGGGACGACCTGGTGGAGAACCTGGGCACGATCGCGCGCTCGGGCACGCTGGACGTGATGAATCAGCTCCAGCAGGCCCAGGACGAAAACGAGAAGGTCAACCTGATCGGCCAGTTCGGCGTGGGCTTCTACGCCGCCTTCGTCGTCGCCGACTGGATCGAGGTGCGCTCGCGCAAGGCCGGCGAAAGCCAGGGCTGGCGCTGGGCGTCCGACGGGCGCGGCACCTTCACCGTCGAGGAGACGGACGACGCCCCCGCCCGCGGCACGCGCGTCACGCTCCACCTCAAGGAGGGTGAGGACGAGTTCACCGAAAGCGAGCGCATCAAGCACGTCGTCAAGCGCCACTCGGACCACATCGCGATCCCGATCTTCCTGGGCGAGGACGAGGGCGCCGAGCAGATCAACACCGCCTCGGCGCTGTGGACGCGGCCCAAGAGCGAGATCACCGACGAGCAGTACACCGAGTTCTACCGCCACGTCTCGCACCAGATGGACGAGCCGTGGATGCGCCTGCACTTCAAGGCCGAGGGCAAGGTCGAGTTCACCTGCCTGCTCTTCATCCCCTCGACCAAGCCGTTCGACCTCTTCGACCCGCAGCGCAAGCACGGTGTGAACCTCTACGTGCGCCGCGTCTTCGTCACCGACGACTGCGCCGAGCTGCTGCCGGCCTATCTGCGCTTCCTGCGCGGCGTTGTGGACAGCGAGGACCTGCCGCTGAACATCTCGCGCGAGATGCTGCAGCACAATCCGATGGTCCAGAAGATCCACCAGACCACGGTGAACCGCGTCCTCAACGAGCTGAAGAAGAAGGCCAACAAGGAGCCCGAAAGTTACCAGACCTTCTGGGAGACCTTCGGGCCCGTCCTCAAGGAAGGCCTCTACGAGGACCCGCAGCAGAAGGACAGCCTGCTGGAGCTGGCGCGCTTCCGCTCCAGCGAGCGCGACGGCTGGATCAGCCTGGACGACTACGTCCAGAACATGAAGGAAGGCCAGCAGGCCATCTACGTCCTCACCGGCGACAGCATCGAGGCCCTGCGCAAGAGCCCGCAGCTCGAGGGCTTCAAGGCCAAGGGCGTCGAGGTCCTGCTGCTGGCCGATCCCATCGACGACTTCTGGGTGCCGTCCATCGGCGAGTACCAGGGCTACACGCTCAAGCCCGTCACCCAGGGCGCCGCGGAGCTGGACTCCATCAAGAGCGGCGAGGACGACGAGCAGCAGGAGCGCAGCGACGAGGAAAAGACCTCGGACGCCGCCATCGGCACGCTGGTCGCCTACCTCAAGACGGCGCTGGAGGGGCAGATCAAGGACGTGCGCTCCACCGAGCGGCTGACGGAGAGCGCGTGCTGCCTCGTTGCCGACGAGGGCGACATGGACATCCACCTGGAGCGTCTGCTGCGCCAGCACGGGCGCATGGATCAGTCCAGCCAGCGCATCCTTGAGGTCAACCCGAAGCATCCGCTGATCGCCCGGCTGTCCGAGCGCGTGTCGGGCAGCGACAACGGCGGCGGCGCCAGCCCCGAGATCAAGGAGGCGGCGCACCTCCTGCTCGACCAGGCGCGCATCGTCGAGGGTGAGACGCCGGAGGATCCGGCGGCCTTCGCCCGGCGCATGTCCGACCTGGTCGCCAAGGGGCTGCAGACGGGGCCGGTCCAAGGCACGGCGACGGCGGCGACGGCGTCCACGGGCGACGAGGCCGAGGCGGCCTCGTAA
- a CDS encoding protein-L-isoaspartate(D-aspartate) O-methyltransferase, which translates to MTAQIPPDDARTQQARRAMLRVIDDEVADTARYTGRTQLSPEVRRAMGTVPRHAFVPEREREHAYDNRPLPIGQGQTISQPYIVAIMTELADLTGDSRVLEVGTGCGYQAAVLAAIAGEVHSVEAVPELAQTARERLRALGITNVTVHEAGGTPGLPDEAPFDAILATAAASREQADRLTAQLAPGGRMILPIDTGRSFFGGQSLTRITKAADGEASEESVLPVAFVPMV; encoded by the coding sequence ATGACCGCACAAATCCCACCCGACGACGCGCGCACACAGCAGGCCCGCCGCGCCATGCTGCGCGTGATCGACGACGAGGTGGCGGACACGGCCCGCTACACCGGGCGCACGCAGCTCTCGCCCGAGGTGCGCCGCGCGATGGGCACCGTGCCGCGCCACGCCTTCGTGCCGGAGCGCGAGCGCGAGCACGCCTACGACAACCGCCCGCTGCCCATCGGCCAGGGGCAGACGATCTCACAGCCCTACATCGTCGCCATCATGACGGAGCTGGCGGACCTCACCGGCGACAGCCGCGTGCTGGAGGTTGGCACGGGCTGCGGCTATCAGGCCGCAGTGCTCGCCGCCATCGCGGGGGAGGTGCACAGCGTCGAGGCCGTGCCGGAGCTGGCGCAGACCGCCCGCGAACGGCTGCGCGCGCTGGGCATCACGAACGTCACGGTGCACGAGGCGGGCGGCACACCGGGCCTGCCCGACGAAGCCCCCTTCGACGCCATCCTCGCCACCGCCGCCGCCTCGCGCGAGCAGGCCGACCGCCTGACAGCCCAGCTCGCCCCCGGCGGGCGCATGATCCTCCCCATCGACACCGGCCGCAGCTTCTTCGGCGGCCAGTCCCTGACGCGCATCACCAAGGCCGCGGACGGGGAGGCGAGCGAAGAGTCCGTTCTCCCCGTCGCCTTCGTCCCGATGGTGTGA
- a CDS encoding helicase-related protein, translated as MQASIRDASPKRVTAVLGPTNTGKTHLAIERMLGHTSGMIGFPLRLLARENYERVIKVKGRNQVALVTGEEKIIPDNPRYFLCTVESMPVEKPVEFLAVDEIQLCADPERGHLFTDRLLHARGISETMFLGADTMRPMIRSLIPSAEIVSRPRFSTLRYSGAKKLTRLPPRSAIVGFSADDVYSTAELIRRNRGGTAVVLGALSPRTRNAQVEMFENGEVDYLVATDAIGMGLNLNLDHVAFARLSKFDGRSNRALTDAEVGQIAGRAGRHTHDGTFGTTANLGPIHEETVAAVENHTYEPVQALAWRNRELDFGSPQALLKSLEAAPPRDELARGRDADDYQALRALARDPEIADIATSPDAVRLLWEVCQVPDFRKILSDEHARLLGAIYQALMGNSGRLSQEWVRKQLDRLDRTDGDIDALVSRIAHIRTWTYITHRGDWITDSAHWQERARAIEDRLSDALHDGLMNRFVDKRAATLVKRLNDGTDLIGAVRHDGEVLVEGEEVGALEGFRFRLDRSVTGEHARPLLTAARKALSREIPARVKRLETDGDDAFTLGADGRIAWRGEAVGGLSPGASPLHPGVAVDGSDLLDGALRERIRRRLVAWVQDHVRGRLAPLFALADAELPARARGLAYQLVEGMGLLRRRDVAQHVRALTKAERQALHCLGVHLGHESVWLPAALKPDAVRLKVLLMAVHRGDDLSGVQARRELLFWPDRGTDEALCRALGYRRLLPPRGGRGKRGPPVAVRVDALERLVGSLRKLRPAGTFTPTGSLTAILGGDRRALATALPALGYAHAPSDHTAAFKPAADPRPARGQGTGAKPGGPARKRRKPAQASSQNGKAKPHGKRTETGNTPRRKPVADPDHPFAKLEELTFEE; from the coding sequence ATGCAGGCCAGTATCCGCGACGCTTCGCCCAAGCGGGTCACGGCGGTCCTCGGCCCGACCAACACGGGCAAGACCCACCTGGCCATCGAGCGCATGCTCGGCCACACCTCGGGCATGATCGGCTTTCCCCTGCGCTTGCTGGCGCGCGAGAACTACGAGCGCGTCATCAAGGTGAAGGGGCGCAACCAGGTCGCCCTGGTCACGGGCGAAGAAAAAATCATCCCCGACAACCCGCGCTACTTCCTGTGCACCGTGGAATCCATGCCGGTGGAAAAGCCGGTCGAGTTCCTGGCCGTGGACGAGATCCAGTTGTGCGCGGACCCGGAGCGCGGGCACCTCTTCACCGACCGCCTGCTGCACGCCCGCGGCATCTCGGAAACGATGTTCCTGGGCGCGGACACGATGCGCCCCATGATCCGCTCGCTGATCCCGAGCGCGGAGATCGTCTCGCGCCCGCGCTTTTCCACGCTGCGCTATTCGGGCGCCAAGAAGCTCACGCGCCTGCCGCCGCGCTCGGCCATCGTCGGCTTCTCCGCCGACGACGTGTATTCCACCGCCGAGCTGATCCGCCGCAACCGGGGCGGCACGGCCGTGGTGCTGGGCGCGCTCTCGCCGCGCACGCGCAACGCCCAGGTGGAGATGTTCGAGAACGGCGAGGTGGACTACCTCGTCGCCACCGACGCCATCGGCATGGGCCTCAACCTCAACCTGGACCACGTGGCCTTCGCGCGCCTGTCCAAGTTCGACGGGCGCAGCAACCGCGCGCTCACAGACGCGGAAGTGGGCCAGATCGCCGGGCGCGCCGGCCGCCACACCCACGACGGCACCTTCGGCACCACCGCCAACCTCGGCCCCATCCACGAGGAAACCGTCGCGGCTGTCGAAAACCACACCTACGAGCCGGTGCAGGCCCTGGCCTGGCGCAACCGCGAGCTGGACTTCGGCTCGCCCCAGGCGCTCTTGAAGAGCCTGGAGGCCGCGCCGCCGCGCGACGAGCTGGCCCGGGGGCGCGACGCCGACGACTACCAGGCCCTGCGCGCGCTCGCCCGCGACCCCGAGATCGCGGACATCGCCACCTCGCCCGACGCCGTGCGCCTGTTGTGGGAGGTCTGCCAGGTCCCCGACTTCCGCAAGATCCTGTCGGACGAGCACGCGCGCCTGCTGGGCGCGATCTATCAGGCGCTCATGGGCAATTCGGGCCGGCTGAGCCAGGAGTGGGTGCGCAAACAGCTCGACCGACTGGACCGCACCGACGGCGACATCGACGCGCTCGTCTCCCGCATCGCGCACATCCGCACCTGGACCTACATCACCCACCGCGGCGACTGGATCACCGACAGCGCCCACTGGCAGGAGCGCGCGCGGGCGATCGAGGACCGCCTGTCCGACGCCCTCCACGACGGGCTGATGAATCGCTTCGTGGACAAGCGCGCCGCCACGCTGGTCAAGCGCCTGAATGACGGCACCGACCTCATCGGCGCGGTGCGCCACGACGGCGAGGTGCTGGTGGAAGGCGAGGAAGTGGGCGCGCTGGAAGGCTTCCGCTTCCGCCTCGACCGCAGCGTGACCGGTGAGCACGCGCGCCCGCTGCTCACCGCCGCGCGCAAGGCGCTCAGCCGCGAGATCCCGGCGCGCGTCAAGCGCCTGGAAACGGACGGCGACGACGCCTTTACGCTCGGCGCGGACGGGCGCATCGCCTGGCGCGGCGAGGCGGTGGGCGGCCTCAGCCCCGGCGCGTCGCCGCTCCATCCCGGTGTGGCGGTGGACGGCAGCGACCTGCTGGACGGCGCCCTGCGCGAGCGCATCCGCCGCCGCCTGGTGGCCTGGGTGCAGGACCACGTGCGCGGGCGGCTGGCGCCGCTGTTCGCGCTGGCGGATGCCGAGCTGCCGGCGCGGGCGCGCGGGCTGGCCTACCAGCTCGTCGAGGGCATGGGGCTGCTGCGCCGGCGCGACGTCGCGCAGCACGTGCGCGCGCTCACCAAGGCGGAACGGCAGGCGCTGCACTGCCTGGGCGTGCACCTGGGCCACGAGAGCGTCTGGCTGCCGGCCGCCCTCAAGCCCGACGCCGTGCGGCTCAAAGTGTTGTTGATGGCCGTGCACCGCGGCGACGACCTGAGCGGCGTTCAGGCCCGGCGGGAGCTGCTGTTCTGGCCCGACCGCGGGACGGACGAGGCGCTGTGCCGGGCGCTCGGCTATCGGCGGCTGCTGCCGCCGCGCGGAGGGCGGGGCAAGCGCGGGCCGCCCGTCGCCGTGCGCGTGGACGCGCTGGAACGCCTCGTGGGTTCGCTGCGCAAGCTGCGGCCGGCGGGCACCTTTACGCCCACGGGATCGCTCACGGCAATCCTGGGCGGCGACCGGCGGGCGCTCGCCACCGCGCTGCCGGCGCTGGGCTACGCGCACGCGCCCTCGGACCACACGGCCGCCTTCAAGCCCGCCGCCGATCCGCGCCCGGCGCGGGGGCAGGGCACCGGGGCGAAGCCGGGCGGTCCCGCGCGCAAGCGCCGCAAGCCCGCGCAGGCGTCGTCGCAAAACGGCAAGGCCAAGCCGCACGGCAAGCGTACCGAAACCGGCAACACCCCGCGCCGGAAGCCCGTGGCCGATCCCGACCACCCCTTCGCCAAGCTGGAGGAGCTGACGTTCGAGGAATGA
- a CDS encoding CocE/NonD family hydrolase: MQTRDAFPRPVIEEETWIPMPDGCHLAARIRRPADAEAHPVPAILEYLPYRKRDLTAERDAHTHGYFAGHGYAGVRVDIRGTGESGGVLTDEYTQQEFDDGLAVLRWLADQPWCTGDVGMIGISWGGFNGLQLASFRPPELKCVITLGSTDDRYADDIHHMGGTLLVDNLSWAATMFEQTSCPPDPALVGESWREMWLDRLHGSGHWLETWLHHQRRDGYYEHGSVCENYDAIQCPVYTVGGWADGYVSAIFRLMRGLSVPRKALIGPWAHNFPHFGSPGPAIGFLQECLRWFDHWLKGVDTGIMAEPMVRAWVQDSAPPRPHYDERPGRWVAEDDWPGPNVQPTALTLTPRGQLAASDDGERAPRAIRSPLTTGVFGGKWCPYMAPPDLPADQRGDDAGSLVFQTDTLAEDVEILGQPSVTLECSVDRPVAMVCARLIDVRPDGSATRVSYGLFNLTHRDGHAEPQPLTPGERYRVTVPLKYIGQRFPAGHAIRVSLSTVYWPVAWPAPEPVTLTVHTGESQLTLPVRPPQPSDAELPAFGPPEGAPPLPVTRLAETDSHWTVTHDLPEAQTQVDVLYDQGLVRFDDIGLTVHGRVRETYTVRDDDEDTLEGWCAWDRVFRRGDWETRTYTRTRLTSDATHFYLEATLDAYEGTARVCAKSWNTAIPRDLV; this comes from the coding sequence ATGCAAACCCGCGACGCCTTTCCGCGCCCCGTCATCGAGGAGGAAACCTGGATCCCCATGCCGGACGGCTGCCACCTGGCCGCCCGCATCCGCCGCCCGGCCGACGCCGAGGCGCACCCGGTCCCGGCGATCCTGGAGTACCTGCCCTACCGCAAGCGCGACCTGACGGCCGAGCGCGACGCCCACACGCACGGCTATTTCGCCGGCCACGGCTATGCGGGCGTGCGCGTGGACATCCGCGGCACGGGCGAGTCCGGCGGCGTGCTGACGGACGAATACACCCAGCAGGAATTCGACGACGGCCTGGCGGTGCTGCGCTGGCTGGCGGACCAGCCCTGGTGCACGGGGGATGTCGGGATGATCGGCATCTCCTGGGGCGGCTTCAACGGGCTCCAACTCGCATCCTTCCGGCCGCCGGAACTCAAGTGCGTGATCACGCTGGGCTCCACGGACGACCGCTACGCCGACGACATCCACCACATGGGCGGCACGCTGCTGGTGGATAACCTTTCGTGGGCCGCCACGATGTTCGAGCAGACCAGCTGCCCGCCCGACCCCGCGCTGGTGGGCGAGTCCTGGCGGGAAATGTGGCTGGACCGCCTGCACGGCAGCGGCCACTGGCTGGAAACCTGGCTGCACCACCAGCGCCGCGACGGCTACTACGAACACGGCTCGGTGTGCGAGAATTACGATGCCATCCAGTGCCCGGTCTACACCGTGGGCGGCTGGGCCGACGGCTACGTCAGCGCGATCTTCCGCTTGATGCGGGGGCTGTCGGTGCCGCGCAAGGCATTGATCGGGCCGTGGGCGCACAACTTTCCGCACTTCGGCTCGCCCGGCCCGGCCATCGGGTTCCTGCAGGAGTGCCTGCGCTGGTTCGACCACTGGCTGAAGGGCGTCGACACCGGGATCATGGCCGAGCCCATGGTGCGCGCCTGGGTGCAGGACAGCGCCCCGCCGCGGCCGCACTACGACGAGCGCCCCGGCCGCTGGGTGGCCGAGGACGATTGGCCGGGCCCGAACGTCCAGCCCACAGCGCTGACGCTGACGCCGCGGGGGCAGCTCGCGGCGAGCGACGACGGCGAGCGCGCGCCGCGCGCCATCCGCTCGCCGCTGACGACCGGCGTGTTTGGGGGCAAGTGGTGCCCCTACATGGCGCCGCCGGACCTCCCGGCCGATCAGCGCGGCGACGACGCGGGCTCGCTCGTCTTCCAGACGGACACCCTGGCCGAGGATGTCGAGATCCTGGGCCAGCCGTCGGTGACGCTGGAATGCTCGGTGGACCGCCCCGTGGCGATGGTGTGCGCGCGCCTGATCGACGTGCGCCCCGACGGCTCGGCGACGCGGGTGAGCTACGGGCTGTTCAACCTCACCCACCGCGACGGCCACGCCGAGCCGCAACCGCTGACACCCGGCGAGCGCTACCGCGTGACCGTGCCCTTGAAATACATCGGCCAGCGCTTCCCGGCCGGTCACGCCATCCGCGTGTCGCTGTCCACGGTGTACTGGCCCGTGGCCTGGCCCGCGCCGGAGCCGGTGACGCTGACGGTCCACACGGGCGAGAGCCAGCTCACCCTGCCGGTGCGCCCGCCGCAGCCGAGCGACGCCGAGCTGCCCGCCTTCGGCCCGCCGGAGGGCGCGCCGCCGCTGCCGGTCACGCGCCTGGCGGAGACCGACAGCCACTGGACGGTCACCCACGACCTGCCCGAGGCGCAAACGCAGGTGGACGTGCTCTACGACCAGGGCCTCGTGCGCTTCGACGACATCGGCCTGACCGTCCACGGCCGCGTGCGCGAGACCTACACCGTTCGCGACGACGACGAAGACACGCTGGAGGGCTGGTGCGCCTGGGACCGCGTCTTCCGCCGCGGTGACTGGGAAACCCGGACCTACACGCGCACGCGCCTGACCTCGGACGCCACGCACTTCTACCTGGAAGCCACGCTGGACGCCTACGAGGGCACCGCCCGCGTCTGCGCCAAATCCTGGAACACCGCGATCCCGCGCGATCTGGTGTAG
- a CDS encoding RNA-binding S4 domain-containing protein, with protein sequence MSAPNPQGETIRLDKWLWFTRFFKSRSIAGQVCKAGKVRVSGTKVTKPSHALRVGDVLTFPAGNQLHVVRVLALGERRGPATEARTLFEQVEEPQRLAPPPDAKPPGARRPKGAGRPTKRERRQMDQLKDS encoded by the coding sequence ATGAGCGCGCCCAATCCCCAGGGTGAAACCATCCGCCTGGACAAGTGGCTCTGGTTCACGCGCTTCTTCAAAAGCCGCTCCATCGCCGGGCAGGTGTGCAAGGCCGGCAAGGTCCGCGTGTCGGGCACCAAGGTGACCAAGCCCAGCCACGCGCTGCGCGTCGGCGACGTCCTGACCTTCCCGGCGGGCAACCAGCTCCACGTCGTGCGCGTCCTCGCGCTGGGCGAACGCCGTGGCCCCGCCACGGAAGCCCGCACCCTCTTCGAGCAGGTCGAGGAGCCCCAGCGCCTCGCCCCGCCGCCGGACGCCAAGCCGCCCGGCGCGCGTCGCCCCAAGGGCGCGGGCCGCCCCACCAAGCGCGAGCGGCGGCAAATGGATCAACTCAAGGATTCCTGA